CCATTCGTAAAAACCAATGTATCAGGAGAAATGACGGGAGTTCTGAAAAATCTGGTGCCTTCTGTATAAAACAAATCTAAACTTATATTCGCTGAAAAATTTTCAGCAAATTGGTAAGAGGATTGGATGGAAATCTGAGGACCGTACGTATAAAAATATTCTTGAAAAGCTCCGTCTAACATGTATTTGCCGTAGGTATATTTATTGATATTACGAAGACCTCCGCCTAAATATAAATTCCAGTTTCGAATTGGAGAAATGATCTTATAAAAATTTGCTTCGAATTCGGATCTTGCCAGAGGAGAATAATAGAACCTTTCCGCAGATGAACCCATAGAATTGGATCTGATCACATTCGAATTCGGATTGACCAATTCTATTTCGTAATAAGAGATCTCTGCTCTGTAGTTCTTTTCATAGTTTTCATAACTGAAAACTGCAGGAACTAATACCTTTTGGTTTTGTTGCAAATGATTTGTTTCTACGGACTCGTTCGGATCCGTTTTTTCGGAATAAGAAGTGAAGTTATAAGGGATAAAGCTGTAAGTTTGTCTCTTTAATAATAATTCGAATTTTTGTTTTCTTTTTTCAGAAGTTCCGTTCGAGGAAATTTCTTCCGATGCTTGCAAATTCGGAATTAAGAATAAATTTAATAAAATAAAAACATAATATTTCTGATAAAGACCCATATTCTTCTGCACCTAAAAGAATGAGTAGAATTATCTTTTTTAAACCTCAAAAGGTCAACGACTTTCGGATTTTCTAGTATACCTCCGAAACTTTCCAGGGGAAAATTGAATTTTGGAGAAGATATGAATCTATTCATCACCGGAGCTTCCGGTTTCGTAGGCGGTGCAATTGCTCGTCATCTGAAAGAAAAACATAAGGTAAAAGTATTGTCCAGGTCTCCAAAGACGGACGCCGGTTTAACCCAACAAGGTTTTGAGATAGTGAGTGGAAGTTTAGAATCTATCACTGCTAAAGATCTGGCCGGAACAGATATCATAATCCATTGTGCCGCATTCGTCGGTCCTTGGGGGAGTTTCCAAGATTTTTGGAAAGGAAATGTAGAAGGAACTACTCGCTTGTTAGAGGTTTCGCAAAAGGCAGGAGTCAAAAGATTCATTCATATGGGAACGGAGGCGGCTTTGTTTCATGGACAGGATATGATTCAAATTGATGAGACTTATCCTTATCCTAAAAAAACTCCTTACTATTATAGTCGTACTAAGGCAGAAGCAGAGAGAAGGGTAGTTTCCGCAAATCATTCGGGCTTTGAGACAATTGTTTTAAGGCCTAGACTCGTTTGGGGCCCGGGA
The Leptospira johnsonii DNA segment above includes these coding regions:
- a CDS encoding LA_2444/LA_4059 family outer membrane protein translates to MGLYQKYYVFILLNLFLIPNLQASEEISSNGTSEKRKQKFELLLKRQTYSFIPYNFTSYSEKTDPNESVETNHLQQNQKVLVPAVFSYENYEKNYRAEISYYEIELVNPNSNVIRSNSMGSSAERFYYSPLARSEFEANFYKIISPIRNWNLYLGGGLRNINKYTYGKYMLDGAFQEYFYTYGPQISIQSSYQFAENFSANISLDLFYTEGTRFFRTPVISPDTLVFTNGSAGTKGIYRGYESEISLQYKFHENMRFHLGYNQIFSYFSYLHFDQLDLNYNISSSSSISISNGSRSGNYEILRGFFLGFSVFF
- a CDS encoding NAD-dependent epimerase/dehydratase family protein translates to MNLFITGASGFVGGAIARHLKEKHKVKVLSRSPKTDAGLTQQGFEIVSGSLESITAKDLAGTDIIIHCAAFVGPWGSFQDFWKGNVEGTTRLLEVSQKAGVKRFIHMGTEAALFHGQDMIQIDETYPYPKKTPYYYSRTKAEAERRVVSANHSGFETIVLRPRLVWGPGDTSVLPVLKKMVTEGKFMWLDGGRAKTSVTCIPNLVHATELALTKGTPGQIYFITDDEDKTVKTFLTEMMQTQGITLPKASIPSALAGFLAMIVEGIWRIFGIRKEPPMMRFPVDIMGKECTIRIDKAKKELGYKPVVSVAQGLQLMKG